Proteins encoded within one genomic window of Ovis aries strain OAR_USU_Benz2616 breed Rambouillet chromosome 1, ARS-UI_Ramb_v3.0, whole genome shotgun sequence:
- the GABPB2 gene encoding GA-binding protein subunit beta-2 isoform X2, with amino-acid sequence MSLVDLGKRLLEAARKGQDDEVRTLMANGAPFTTDWNGADVNAKDMLKMTALHWATEHHHRDVVELLIKYGADVHAFSKFDKSAFDIALEKNNAEILVILQEAMQNQVNPNPERANPVTMATPFIFTSGEVVNLASLVSSASTKTTSGDPHASSTVHFSNSTTSVLATLAALAEASAPLSNSHRATANSEEIIEGNSVDTSIQQVVGSGGQRVITIVTDGVPLGNIQTAIPTGGIGQPFIVTVQDGQQVLTVPAGQVAEETVIEEEAEEAEKLPLTKKPRIEEMTDSVEESKEGTERELLQQRLQEANRRAQEYRHQLLKKEQEAEQYRLRLEAMARQQPNGVDFAVVEGVAEVDAVVVMEGAMGERETEETGAAGTTEPHTGVSMEAVST; translated from the exons ATGTCTTTGGTGGACTTAGGGAAGAGGTTGCTAGAAGCAGCAAGAAAAGGCCAAGATGATGAAGTGAGAACATTGATGGCAAATGGTGCCCCATTCACCACAGACTGG AATGGTGCAGATGTGAATGCCAAGGACATGCTAAAGATGACAGCTTTGCACTGGGCCACAGAGCACCACCATCGGGATGTTGTAGAGCTGCTTATCAAATACGGAGCTGACGTCCATGCTTTCAGCAAGTTTGATAAGTCTGCTTTTGACATAGCCCTGGAGAAGAACAATGCTGAGATTCTGGTCATCCTTCAG GAAGCAATGCAGAATCAGGTGAATCCTAATCCTGAGAGAGCCAACCCTGTGACTATGGCTACCCCGTTCATCTTCACGTCAGGAGAAGTTGTCAACCTCGCAAGCCTTGTTTCTTCAGCCAGCACCAAGACAACCTCAG GTGACCCCCATGCCTCCTCAACAGTACACTTCTCAAATTCTACCACCTCAGTGCTGGCCACCCTTGCAGCTCTTGCTGAGGCATCAGCCCCCCTCTCCAACTCGCACAGAGCCACAG CTAATTCAGAAGAAATCATAGAGGGAAATTCTGTTGATACATCAATCCAGCAAGTGGTGGGGAGTGGAGGCCAGAGGGTCATCACCATAGTGACCGATGGAGTCCCTCTGGGTAATATCCAAACTGCAATCCCTACTGGAGGCATTGGCCAGCCATTTATTGTGACTGTGCAAGATGGACAGCAAG TTCTAACTGTACCTGCTGGTCAGGTTGCAGAGGAGACTGTCATtgaggaagaggcagaagaagcagagaaattGCCACTGACTAAGAAACCAAGGATAGAAGAGATGACAGACAGTGTGGAAGAAAGCAAG GAAGGCACTGAAAGAGAGCTACTTCAGCAGCGCCTCCAGGAGGCTAATCGAAGAGCCCAGGAGTACCGACACCAGCTCCTAAAGAAAGAGCAGGAGGCAGAACAGTACCGCCTCAGACTGGAGGCCATGGCCCGACAACAGCCCAATGGAGTTGATTTTGCCGTGGTTGAAGGGGTGGCTGAGGTAGATGCTGTAGTAGTCATGGAGGGGG
- the GABPB2 gene encoding GA-binding protein subunit beta-2 isoform X3 encodes MSLVDLGKRLLEAARKGQDDEVRTLMANGAPFTTDWLGTSPLHLAAQYGHYSTAEVLLRAGVSRDARTKVDRTPLHMAAADGHAHIVELLVRNGADVNAKDMLKMTALHWATEHHHRDVVELLIKYGADVHAFSKFDKSAFDIALEKNNAEILVILQEAMQNQVNPNPERANPVTMATPFIFTSGEVVNLASLVSSASTKTTSGDPHASSTVHFSNSTTSVLATLAALAEASAPLSNSHRATANSEEIIEGNSVDTSIQQVVGSGGQRVITIVTDGVPLGNIQTAIPTGGIGQPFIVTVQDGQQVLTVPAGQVAEETVIEEEAEEAEKLPLTKKPRIEEMTDSVEESKESSPVWLTFTGRH; translated from the exons ATGTCTTTGGTGGACTTAGGGAAGAGGTTGCTAGAAGCAGCAAGAAAAGGCCAAGATGATGAAGTGAGAACATTGATGGCAAATGGTGCCCCATTCACCACAGACTGG CTTGGAACATCACCCCTCCACCTTGCAGCCCAGTATGGTCATTATTCCACAGCAGAAGTGCTCCTTCGAGCAGGAGTTAGCAGGGATGCACGGACCAAAGTGGACAGGACCCCTTTGCACATGGCTGCAGCTGATGGACATGCACACATCGTGGAACTACTTGTTAGG AATGGTGCAGATGTGAATGCCAAGGACATGCTAAAGATGACAGCTTTGCACTGGGCCACAGAGCACCACCATCGGGATGTTGTAGAGCTGCTTATCAAATACGGAGCTGACGTCCATGCTTTCAGCAAGTTTGATAAGTCTGCTTTTGACATAGCCCTGGAGAAGAACAATGCTGAGATTCTGGTCATCCTTCAG GAAGCAATGCAGAATCAGGTGAATCCTAATCCTGAGAGAGCCAACCCTGTGACTATGGCTACCCCGTTCATCTTCACGTCAGGAGAAGTTGTCAACCTCGCAAGCCTTGTTTCTTCAGCCAGCACCAAGACAACCTCAG GTGACCCCCATGCCTCCTCAACAGTACACTTCTCAAATTCTACCACCTCAGTGCTGGCCACCCTTGCAGCTCTTGCTGAGGCATCAGCCCCCCTCTCCAACTCGCACAGAGCCACAG CTAATTCAGAAGAAATCATAGAGGGAAATTCTGTTGATACATCAATCCAGCAAGTGGTGGGGAGTGGAGGCCAGAGGGTCATCACCATAGTGACCGATGGAGTCCCTCTGGGTAATATCCAAACTGCAATCCCTACTGGAGGCATTGGCCAGCCATTTATTGTGACTGTGCAAGATGGACAGCAAG TTCTAACTGTACCTGCTGGTCAGGTTGCAGAGGAGACTGTCATtgaggaagaggcagaagaagcagagaaattGCCACTGACTAAGAAACCAAGGATAGAAGAGATGACAGACAGTGTGGAAGAAAGCAAG GAATCCTCACCTGTGTGGCTTACTTTTACAGGAAGGCACTGA
- the GABPB2 gene encoding GA-binding protein subunit beta-2 isoform X1 yields MSLVDLGKRLLEAARKGQDDEVRTLMANGAPFTTDWLGTSPLHLAAQYGHYSTAEVLLRAGVSRDARTKVDRTPLHMAAADGHAHIVELLVRNGADVNAKDMLKMTALHWATEHHHRDVVELLIKYGADVHAFSKFDKSAFDIALEKNNAEILVILQEAMQNQVNPNPERANPVTMATPFIFTSGEVVNLASLVSSASTKTTSGDPHASSTVHFSNSTTSVLATLAALAEASAPLSNSHRATANSEEIIEGNSVDTSIQQVVGSGGQRVITIVTDGVPLGNIQTAIPTGGIGQPFIVTVQDGQQVLTVPAGQVAEETVIEEEAEEAEKLPLTKKPRIEEMTDSVEESKEGTERELLQQRLQEANRRAQEYRHQLLKKEQEAEQYRLRLEAMARQQPNGVDFAVVEGVAEVDAVVVMEGAMGERETEETGAAGTTEPHTGVSMEAVST; encoded by the exons ATGTCTTTGGTGGACTTAGGGAAGAGGTTGCTAGAAGCAGCAAGAAAAGGCCAAGATGATGAAGTGAGAACATTGATGGCAAATGGTGCCCCATTCACCACAGACTGG CTTGGAACATCACCCCTCCACCTTGCAGCCCAGTATGGTCATTATTCCACAGCAGAAGTGCTCCTTCGAGCAGGAGTTAGCAGGGATGCACGGACCAAAGTGGACAGGACCCCTTTGCACATGGCTGCAGCTGATGGACATGCACACATCGTGGAACTACTTGTTAGG AATGGTGCAGATGTGAATGCCAAGGACATGCTAAAGATGACAGCTTTGCACTGGGCCACAGAGCACCACCATCGGGATGTTGTAGAGCTGCTTATCAAATACGGAGCTGACGTCCATGCTTTCAGCAAGTTTGATAAGTCTGCTTTTGACATAGCCCTGGAGAAGAACAATGCTGAGATTCTGGTCATCCTTCAG GAAGCAATGCAGAATCAGGTGAATCCTAATCCTGAGAGAGCCAACCCTGTGACTATGGCTACCCCGTTCATCTTCACGTCAGGAGAAGTTGTCAACCTCGCAAGCCTTGTTTCTTCAGCCAGCACCAAGACAACCTCAG GTGACCCCCATGCCTCCTCAACAGTACACTTCTCAAATTCTACCACCTCAGTGCTGGCCACCCTTGCAGCTCTTGCTGAGGCATCAGCCCCCCTCTCCAACTCGCACAGAGCCACAG CTAATTCAGAAGAAATCATAGAGGGAAATTCTGTTGATACATCAATCCAGCAAGTGGTGGGGAGTGGAGGCCAGAGGGTCATCACCATAGTGACCGATGGAGTCCCTCTGGGTAATATCCAAACTGCAATCCCTACTGGAGGCATTGGCCAGCCATTTATTGTGACTGTGCAAGATGGACAGCAAG TTCTAACTGTACCTGCTGGTCAGGTTGCAGAGGAGACTGTCATtgaggaagaggcagaagaagcagagaaattGCCACTGACTAAGAAACCAAGGATAGAAGAGATGACAGACAGTGTGGAAGAAAGCAAG GAAGGCACTGAAAGAGAGCTACTTCAGCAGCGCCTCCAGGAGGCTAATCGAAGAGCCCAGGAGTACCGACACCAGCTCCTAAAGAAAGAGCAGGAGGCAGAACAGTACCGCCTCAGACTGGAGGCCATGGCCCGACAACAGCCCAATGGAGTTGATTTTGCCGTGGTTGAAGGGGTGGCTGAGGTAGATGCTGTAGTAGTCATGGAGGGGG